CAAATTAATTCTGGACCCGAGTCCAGCCAGCCAGGCGTGGCAGCTTTTTAATTCCGCCTTAGGCGAAGGCAACTGGCATTTGGTGAGCATCTATTTTACATACGAAGTTGATGGGCCTCCcctctttcttgctctttttttttttttttaattgcggaggaaactgaggctcgagaGGGCCCAACTCATTCATCCAAGGACACGCGGCACCAAGGGGTGGAGGCAGCAAGGAAACTAGGCCTGCGGGCCCGGAGCGCGCTCGGTGGGCAGAAGCCAGCCCCACCAAGCAGGTCATCGGGAGGGGAGAGGGCCCTCGCCCGCGGGCTCCGCAGGCTGCCCGACGAGCGATTTTGGCGTTGGAGgctccagggaactccagaaatcccaGGGAGAGATTCCGGGCCACCAACTCCCCAGAAAGTTGGCTCGCGGCCACTCCCAGGACGGCCGGGAACTGCGGGCCAAGATGGCCCTGGGCGAGGGGCGAGACGCTCGCGCTCCGCGGGGCAGTTGCCCAGGGGACCCCCCCGCGCGACCCGGGCCGCGGGGCCGGGGGACAGCTGTGGCCCGGCGCGCGCAGGCCTCGGAGCCGCCGCACGCGGGTAGGCACGCGCGcgcccgccggccccgccccctgctgccccgcccccgccgcgcgCACCGCCCCGCCGCGCGCCCTCTCGCCCGCCCGCGCGCCGCGGCCCGGAGCCTGCCGATTGGCCGCGCGCCGTCACCTGACGCTCTGTTATTTCCTGTGTGTTgggagaatggagagaaaaaaccccGAGCCGAGCCGCTTTCGGCCCCTGCGAGGCGGCCGCGGCCTCCGCCGGGGGAGCCCACCCTGAGGCGCGCCCGACCCGGGAGCGAGCGCGCGGGCCGGAGCGAGCCTCGAGGGGCCGCGGCCCCGGCCCGCCCCGCTGCCGGCCGGGGCGCCAGAGCTGGAGGCGGCggaggctcccccacccccaccccgcgcaGCGCCGTCCGCCGCcgctccctcccctcccgcccccggccGAGGCCGAGGGACCGGGCGGGGGGCTCCGGCAGGTAAACCGCCGCCAGGgcctgagggggaggggcaggggtcagggcggaggggctggggccaggccgGGGTGTCCGGTCTgtggggctgagggcagaggtCTTTGCCTGGCCCGACCTGGGAGTGCTGAGCCCCTGGACTCCGAGGCTGGGACTCGGGTGCTGAGGGGACTGTCcctgcccggcccggcccggcccgtgAGTGCAGAGAGGAGCGGCCTGCCCTGGCCTCGGGGCGCGGAGGGGAAAGGGCCCGGCCCGGCATCAGGGCGCTGAGGGGACTCGGTCCGGCCTGGGACTCGGGCAGGGCTTGGGCACCGGTCCTAGTCGGAGGGTGCCGGGGGGAAGGTACCTGCTCGTCGCAGCCTCGGCTGCAAAGGCGGCGGGTGTGAGCGGGCGGCGCCCGGGGGTCGGCGGGGTCAGCGCCGCCGGCTCCGGGCTCCGGGCAGCGCCGGGGGTCCGGCGGCACTCGCCGCTTCGCCGCGGGCAGGGGGCGAGGCGCGCGGGCGGAGGGCCGGGCTTGGGGAGGGGCCGGGCGGGCGGGCCGGCGGGAGCGGCGCTGGGGCGCCTTGGCGCCGGAGCGCGCCCCTGCCGGGGGAGGGCCGGGGGCCCGTCGATTGCCTTGCGAACACCTGAAGCCATGTGGACGCGGCCGCTTCTTGCCTCTTGGGGGCGGAGGGCAGGTACCGGCTGGCCCGGCGCAAGGTCCCGgcgctgggggcggggagcagagcGTAGGACACACTTCCTGCGTGGggttttctccccctcccccgccgcggTGTGCAGGGCGGGGTGTTTGATCCGGTGGTCCGCTTGTGCGAGCGTACGCTCGTTGGGGGGACTGGGGCTCTAGGCTTCTCGCCGTTTTTCGGGTTGGGGGGAAGTGGTGGTTGAAGGAGTGGGGTCGATCCGGCCCAGCCCGCCCTGGTAGCGGCGGGAGGTGGAACGTCTCCCGTGCGCCGGGATGGGAGTGGAATTTACAGAgttggagtgggggggggggcggtgcagaGGTTCGGCCGCCTTCTTGGGCCTGTGGGTGGGGATTATTGTCTGTGTTTTTGTGGTTGTGGATACTAGCACTGTCTGCAGCCCTTTAGTTCGCCCTTAGGGGACAGACCAAAATTAGGATTCCCCCCGCCCCgcttttcccctttgctttttgtttccccCTGGAAGATGAGATGATTCTGGTAACTGCTGTATAAAATGGATGGAATTTTCGAGCTATTATCTAACCGGCAGATCTGCGGATGATAATTGGACCCTTATGTTAACAGCCTCAGTGAGGAGTTTTATAAAACATCTTAAATGGGCTGGCAGCTTGGTGAAGTGGGAAACTGCGCTGAAGTCCGGCCTGGAAGACCAGGAATCTACTTCCAGTTTTGCCACCAAATAAACTATAAGCCTGGCCAAGTCACCTACCTCCCAAGGCTCCAGTTGCTTCATGGCATTAAAAGAGGGCTTCCTTCCAGGTCAAACATTACAGGGGTTTTCGGtattccctccacccccaccccgtcttGTGCTTTTGTTTTAGCCAAGGGGGACTTCCTGAAAATGCAGGCTGTCCTCTACCTGACTTTTAAAAGCCTGCCTCACCCTTTAGTTTTCTGTCTCTTCATACTCCAGTAGAGTAGTTTTTCCACAAATCCCAGATGCTGTTCTGTGCTTCTCAGAAAGTATATCCTAGCCTACGCTGAATGTacctattttttgtctttgcaaGGAGTTAATcaggaaaaagatttttcagAGAATGTCTTACTACTTGGAATTGTAGATAATGTAAGTGTGTTTGGGTCTGTGTGTGTTGGTTGGCTAAGGTGTTCCAAGGTTTTTCTATGCAAGGTATTGTGGAAGGATCTTAAAGttctttcaagaaatatttggcGTTTGGCTAACTTTTGAAATTTCCAGCTTTAGTATTCTCAAGGTAGGGGTAAGGTGGAATTCCATATTATCTTCTGTGAAATGGTGTGCTAGTGGAATTAACTATCACCTCAGGGTGCACTAATTATTTGCATCCCCAATTTATTCCTTAATGGCAGCTGGATGCTTTCTCACAGATGCTGAAGAACCCCAAttagtttcactgattttatGGTGTGTGAGGGCCTCATACCATGGCTTTTGACTGGTTATCCTAGACCAGCCTCCGAAGTTGGTCTTGTTTGTCTTAGATTTCTAGTACTGGGGTGCTCGGAGGACATGTGCCTAATGTGGTATGTCTTTCTTAGACCACTTTATTCATTCAGTGCAAACAGTTTCAAAAATGGTCACAGCATTGGAAGTATGCTCATAATGCTGACTTTGGAGGCAGATTGGTAGACTTATATGTTAAAATCACACCTGTCACATGagttgacactttttttttcttttctttttagggctgcacctgtggcatatggaggttcccaggctaggggctgaattggagctgcagctgtcagcctatgccacagtcatagcagtgactgagcaagaccagggatcgaacccgtatcctcatggacaccagtcagagttcattaccactgaaccacaatgggaattcctaggtaGACACCTTTATATGGCTACACAGACTGATTATTTGgagtttacaaaaataaacaggttATTCTTTGTTAGTATTTGAATAATGACTTTGTGTTTTTGCgggctccccccccccgccctctttttatggcctcactgtggcatatggaagtaccgggactggagttgaatcagagctgcagctgcaggcctctgccactACACCAGatcagggccgcatctgcaacctgcgccacagcttgaggtagtgctggatccttaacccactgagcaaggccagggatcagacctgcatctttatggatactaggtgggttcttaacctgctgagccacaatgggaactcctggtgtggagttttaaaaatcttatagTTACTTACATTGTCAGTAGTTATCGCCCTCCTGTAAATTTACATTTTCAGTTAAAAActtatgagaggagttcccatgttggctcagtggttaatgaatccgactaggaacca
Above is a genomic segment from Phacochoerus africanus isolate WHEZ1 chromosome 7, ROS_Pafr_v1, whole genome shotgun sequence containing:
- the LOC125131620 gene encoding LOW QUALITY PROTEIN: translation initiation factor IF-2-like (The sequence of the model RefSeq protein was modified relative to this genomic sequence to represent the inferred CDS: inserted 2 bases in 1 codon), encoding MLLDGPKGPHSILALDSYLSHIHKINLDDHICGQDGQLFLEKGQEEVVSRGQVPVVSLGLAAPGPCAGPAGTCPPPPRGKKRPRPHGFRCSQGNRRAPGPPPAGARSGAKAPQRRSRRPARPAPPQARPSARAPRPLPAAKRRVPPXTPGAARSPEPAALTPPTPGRRPLTPAAFAAEAATSRYLPPGTLRLGPVPKPCPSPRPDRVPSAP